A part of Rhinatrema bivittatum chromosome 16, aRhiBiv1.1, whole genome shotgun sequence genomic DNA contains:
- the LOC115078389 gene encoding olfactory receptor 1L4-like, with translation MDLENITMVTEFIILGLSDNPQLQDPLFLVFLLIYLITLLGNLVIITVTCADPHLHTPMYFFLSNLSLTDICCTSTITPKLLRIFFSGDKTISYAGCMIQLYFFLSFGGIDAFILTTMAYDRYAAVCNPLRYSLIMNQRVCVLLMVASWLMAYLTSGTITISVTRLSFCASNVINHFFCDLMPLLKLSCTDTAGIKILLFVEATLLTMPAFFVTLLSYVFIISAILRIRSAEGKRKAFSTCSSHLTVVSVFYLSMFCVYLQSNSSYSQGQGIILSVLYTTVTPMLNPIIYSLRNKEVKNALRKVIGK, from the coding sequence ATGGATCTGGAAAACATCACAATGGTGACAGAATTTATTATCCTGGGACTTTCCGATAATCCCCAGCTGCAGGATCCTCTATTCTTGGTCTTCCTGCTCATCTACCTGATCACCCTGCTGGGGAACCTTGTGATTATCACAGTGACCTGTGCTGACCcccacctgcacacccccatgtacttcttcctcagtaacctctctctcacagacatctgCTGCACTTCCACCATCACCCCCAAACTGCTGAGGATTTTCTTCTCAGGGGATAAGACCATTTCCTATGCTGGGTGCATGATACAGCTCTATTTCTTTTTGAGCTTTGGTGGCATTGATGCCTTTATCCTTACAACCATGGCTTATGATCGCTATGCTGCAGTCTGTAACCCCTTGCGCTATTCCCTCATTATGAATCAGAGAGTCTGTGTCCTGCTAATGGTTGCCTCCTGGCTCATGGCATATCTGACTTCTGGAACAATTACAATTTCAGTCACCCGCCTTTCATTTTGTGCCTCTAATGTCAtcaatcatttcttctgtgatctCATGCCGCTGTTAAAGCTTTCCTGCACTGACACAGCTGGCATTAAAATCCTTTTGTTTGTTGAAGCCACATTGTTGACAATGCCTGCCTTCTTTGTGACTCTTTTATCTTATGTTTTCATCATCTCAGCCATCCTGAGGATCCGCTCTGCAGAGGGGAAGCGTAAAgctttctccacctgctcctctcacCTCACTGTTGtctctgtcttctatctgtcTATGTTCTGTGTGTACCTGCAATCCAACTCATCATACTCCCAGGGGCAGGGTATAATCCTATCTGTGCTCTACACAACTGTGACCCCCATGCTGAACCCCATCATATACAGTCTGAGGAACAAGGAGGTCAAAAATGCACTGAGGAAAGTCATAGGGAAGTAG